A DNA window from Lutra lutra chromosome 8, mLutLut1.2, whole genome shotgun sequence contains the following coding sequences:
- the NEMP1 gene encoding LOW QUALITY PROTEIN: nuclear envelope integral membrane protein 1 (The sequence of the model RefSeq protein was modified relative to this genomic sequence to represent the inferred CDS: deleted 1 base in 1 codon), protein MKVAVSPAVGAGPWGWRAGGREGGGVVRLLLIIFGCLACGSAGINASVVMLQESEVHNSNHRQQFCYKNVLIPKWHDVWTRIQIRVNSSKLVRVTQVENEEKLKELEQFSIWNFFSSFLKEKLNDTYVTWVYTAQKTCLKVEIIEEDTQYNVTVTRRFDPKLFFIFLLGLMLFFCGDLLSRSQIFLLFHWDECGNCGLSTNRHFRTVQVHAQGYVLTVGFISFAVCYKYGPLENERSINLLTWTLQLMGLLFMYSGIQIPHIALAIIIIALCTKNLEYPIQWLFITYRKMCKAAEKTVPPRLLTEEEYRIQGEVETRKALEELREYCNSPDCSAWKTVSRIQSPKRFADFVEGSSHLTPNEVSVHEQEYGLGSIIAEDEIYEETSTEEEDSDFPYPAITQQITS, encoded by the exons CCGGAATCAATGCAAGCGTGGTCATGCTTCAGGAATCTGAAGTTCACAATTCGAATCACAGGCAACAATTCTGTTATAAAAATGTGCTTATCCCAAAGTGGCATGATGTGTGGACACGGATACAG ATCCGGGTAAACAGTTCCAAACTGGTACGAGTCACCCAGGTGGAGAATGAAGAGAAACTGAAGGAGTTAGAGCAGTTTAGTatctggaac tttttttcctcctttttaaaagagaagttgAATGACACCTATGTAACGTGGGTCTATACAGCCCAAAAAACCTGCCTCAAAGTTGAGATTATAGAGGAAGACACCCAGTACAATGTCACTGTGACCCGGA GATTTGACCCCAAactcttcttcattttccttcttggaCTTATGCTATTTTTTTGTGGAGATTTGCTGAGCAG AAGCCAGATTTTTCTACTATTCCACTGGGATGAGTGTGGGAATTGCGGCCTCTCTACTAATCGTCATTTTCGTACTGTCCAAGTTCATGCCCAAG GCTATGTCCTCACAGTCGGATTCATAAGTTTCGCAGTCTGTTACAAGTACGGACCCTTGGAGAATGAGCGGAGCATCAACCTGCTGACTTGGACCTTGCAGCTGATGGGCCTACTTTTCATGTATTCCGGTATCCAGATACCACATATTGCCCTTGCCATTATCATCATTGCACTGTGTACTAAGAACCTGGAGTACCCTATTCAGTGGCTGTTCATCACCTACAG AAAGATGTGTAAGGCAGCAGAAAAGACTGTCCCCCCTCGTCTCCTGACAGAAGAAGAATATCGGATACAAGGAGAAGTGGAGACGCGAAAGGCTTTAGAGGAGCTTCGAGAATATTGTAACAGTCCAGACTGCTCTGCTTGGAAGACTGTTTCTCGAATCCAGTCTCCAAAGAG ATTTGCTGACTTTGTGGAAGGTTCTTCTCACCTCACACCAAATGAGGTTTCTGTCCATGAGCAGGAATATGGATTAGGGAGCATCATTGCTGAGGATGAAATCTATGAGGAGACATCCACTGAGGAGGAGGACTCAGATTTTCCGTATCCTGCTATCACACAACAGATCACCTCCTGA